Proteins from one Escherichia coli genomic window:
- the mdtO gene encoding multidrug efflux transporter permease subunit MdtO yields the protein MSALNSLPLPVVRLLAFFHEELSERRPGRVPQTMQLWVGCLLVILISMTFEIPFVALSLAVLFYGIQSNAFYTKFVAILFVVATMLEIASLFLIYKWSYGEPLIRLIIAGPILMGCMFLMRTHRLGLVFFAVAIVAIYGQTFPAMLDYPEVVVRLTLWCIVVGLYPTLLMTLIGVLWFPSRAITQIHQVLNDRLDDAISHLTDSLAPLPETRIEREALALQKLNAFCLADDANWRTQSAWWQSCVATVTYIYSTLNRYDPTSFADSQAIIELRQKLASEINKLQQAIAEGQCWQSDWRITESEAMAARECNLENICQTLLQLGQMDPNTPPTPAAKPPSMVADAFTNPDYMRYAVKTLLACLICYTFYSGVDWEGIHTCMLTCVIVANPNVGSSYQKMVLRFGGAFCGAILALLFTLLVMPWLDNIVELLFVLAPIFLLGAWIATSSERSSYIGTQMVVTFALATLENVFGPVYDLVEIRDRALGIIIGTVVSAVIYTFVWPESEARALPQKLAGALGMLSKVMRIPRQQEVTALRTYLQIRIGLHAAFNACEEMCQRVALERQLDSEERALLIERSQTVIRQGRDILHAWDATWNSAQALDNALQPDRAGQFADALEKYAAGLATALSRSPQITLEETPASQAILPTLLKQEQHVCQLFARLPDWTAPALTPATEQAQGATQ from the coding sequence ATGAGCGCGCTCAACTCCCTGCCATTACCGGTGGTCAGGCTGCTGGCGTTCTTTCATGAAGAGTTAAGCGAGCGGCGACCAGGCCGCGTGCCGCAGACTATGCAACTCTGGGTAGGCTGCTTGCTGGTGATTCTGATCTCGATGACTTTTGAGATCCCTTTTGTGGCGTTATCACTGGCAGTGCTGTTTTACGGTATTCAGTCGAACGCGTTTTACACCAAATTTGTCGCGATCTTGTTTGTGGTCGCCACGATGCTGGAAATCGCCAGCCTGTTTTTGATCTACAAATGGTCATATGGCGAACCGTTGATCCGATTGATCATTGCCGGGCCGATCCTGATGGGCTGCATGTTTTTGATGCGCACCCATCGGCTTGGGCTGGTTTTTTTCGCCGTCGCCATTGTCGCTATTTACGGGCAAACATTCCCCGCCATGCTCGACTATCCGGAAGTGGTCGTGCGCTTAACCCTGTGGTGTATCGTTGTCGGCCTCTACCCGACGTTATTGATGACGTTAATCGGCGTGCTGTGGTTTCCCAGCCGCGCTATCACGCAGATACATCAGGTGCTTAATGATCGGCTTGATGATGCCATTAGCCACCTGACGGACAGCCTCGCCCCGCTACCCGAAACGCGGATTGAAAGAGAGGCGCTGGCGCTGCAAAAACTCAATGCCTTTTGCCTCGCGGACGATGCCAACTGGCGAACTCAGAGCGCATGGTGGCAAAGCTGCGTGGCAACGGTAACCTACATTTACTCGACGCTGAATCGCTACGATCCCACCTCTTTTGCAGATTCGCAGGCCATCATTGAACTTCGGCAAAAATTAGCCTCAGAAATCAACAAACTGCAGCAAGCCATTGCCGAAGGTCAGTGCTGGCAAAGCGACTGGCGGATCACTGAAAGTGAAGCGATGGCGGCACGGGAATGTAACCTGGAGAATATCTGCCAGACATTGTTGCAACTGGGTCAGATGGACCCGAATACGCCGCCAACGCCCGCCGCCAAACCGCCATCAATGGTCGCCGATGCTTTTACCAATCCAGACTATATGCGCTACGCGGTAAAAACGCTGCTCGCCTGTTTGATCTGTTACACCTTCTACAGCGGCGTGGACTGGGAAGGCATTCACACCTGTATGCTGACCTGCGTGATCGTCGCTAACCCCAATGTCGGTTCGTCGTACCAGAAGATGGTGTTGCGTTTTGGCGGGGCTTTTTGCGGCGCAATTCTGGCGCTGTTATTCACGCTACTGGTCATGCCCTGGCTGGACAATATTGTCGAATTGCTGTTTGTGCTGGCACCGATTTTCCTGTTGGGCGCATGGATTGCCACCAGCTCTGAACGTTCTTCTTATATCGGCACACAGATGGTGGTCACCTTCGCACTCGCCACGCTCGAAAACGTTTTTGGCCCGGTGTACGACCTGGTGGAAATTCGCGATCGCGCCCTGGGTATCATCATTGGTACCGTGGTGTCCGCGGTGATTTACACCTTTGTCTGGCCTGAAAGTGAAGCGCGCGCACTGCCGCAAAAACTGGCTGGCGCGCTGGGTATGTTGAGTAAAGTAATGCGGATCCCACGCCAGCAGGAAGTCACGGCTCTGCGCACTTATCTGCAAATTCGTATAGGTCTGCATGCGGCGTTTAATGCCTGTGAAGAGATGTGCCAACGCGTGGCGCTGGAGCGTCAACTGGACAGCGAAGAACGCGCGTTACTGATTGAACGTTCGCAAACGGTAATTCGTCAGGGCCGCGATATTCTTCACGCCTGGGATGCAACCTGGAACTCGGCGCAGGCACTGGATAACGCACTACAGCCGGACAGAGCAGGTCAGTTTGCCGACGCTCTGGAGAAATACGCCGCCGGTCTGGCAACCGCACTCAGTCGTTCTCCTCAAATAACGCTTGAAGAAACACCCGCCTCGCAGGCCATTCTGCCGACCTTATTAAAACAGGAGCAACACGTCTGCCAGCTTTTCGCCCGCTTGCCAGACTGGACAGCCCCGGCATTAACGCCCGCCACGGAACAGGCACAAGGAGCCACGCAATGA
- the mdtP gene encoding multidrug efflux transporter outer membrane subunit MdtP, translated as MINRQLSRLLLCSILGSATLMSGCALVRKDSAPHQQLKPEQIKLADDIHLASSGWPQAQWWKQLNDPQLDALIQRTLSGSHTLAEAKLREEKAQSQADLLDAGSQLQVAALGMLNRQRVSANGFLSPYAMDAPALGMDGPYYTEATVGLFAGLDLDLWGVHRSAVAAAIGAHNAALAETAAVELSLTTGVAQLYYSMQASYQMLDLLEQTRDVIDYAVKAHQSKVAHGLEAQVPFHGARAQILAVDKQIAAVKGQITETRESLRALIGAGASDMPEIKPVALPQVQTGIPATLSYELLARRPDLQAMRWYVQASLDQVDSARALFYPSFDIKAFFGLDSIHLDTLFKKTSRQFNFIPGLKLPLFDGGRLNANLEGTRAASNMMIERYNQSVLNAVRDVAVNGTRLQTLNDEREMQAERVEATRFTQRAADAAYQRGLTSRLQATEAQLPVLAEEMSLLMLDSRRVIQSIQLMKSLGGGYQAGPVVEKK; from the coding sequence ATGATCAATCGTCAACTTTCACGCCTGCTGTTATGCAGCATTCTCGGCAGCGCGACCCTCATGTCTGGCTGTGCCCTGGTGCGTAAGGATTCTGCGCCTCATCAACAGCTCAAACCGGAACAAATCAAACTGGCCGATGATATTCATCTTGCCAGCTCCGGTTGGCCGCAGGCGCAGTGGTGGAAACAACTCAATGACCCGCAGTTGGATGCTTTGATCCAACGGACGCTAAGTGGTTCACACACCCTCGCCGAAGCGAAACTGCGGGAAGAAAAAGCGCAGTCGCAGGCCGATTTGTTAGATGCCGGTTCACAATTACAGGTCGCAGCGTTAGGGATGCTCAACCGCCAACGTGTCTCGGCGAACGGCTTTTTAAGCCCTTATGCTATGGATGCGCCAGCACTGGGTATGGACGGGCCGTACTATACGGAAGCCACAGTCGGTTTGTTTGCCGGACTGGATCTTGATTTGTGGGGTGTGCATCGCTCAGCGGTTGCTGCCGCCATTGGCGCGCATAATGCCGCGCTGGCAGAAACCGCAGCAGTGGAGTTATCACTCACAACGGGCGTGGCGCAGCTTTATTACAGCATGCAGGCCAGCTACCAGATGCTCGATCTGTTAGAACAAACTCGCGATGTGATTGATTACGCGGTGAAAGCGCACCAGAGCAAAGTGGCGCACGGCCTGGAAGCGCAAGTGCCTTTCCACGGCGCGCGGGCACAGATTCTGGCGGTCGATAAACAAATTGCAGCCGTCAAAGGGCAAATCACCGAAACGCGAGAATCTCTGCGTGCATTGATTGGCGCAGGAGCCAGCGATATGCCGGAGATCAAACCGGTGGCATTACCGCAAGTCCAGACCGGTATTCCGGCGACACTCTCTTATGAGTTGCTCGCCAGACGCCCGGATCTGCAAGCCATGCGCTGGTATGTTCAGGCGTCATTAGATCAGGTGGATTCCGCGCGGGCGCTGTTCTACCCGAGCTTTGATATCAAAGCGTTTTTCGGCCTGGATTCTATCCACCTGGATACCTTATTCAAAAAAACCAGTCGCCAGTTCAACTTTATCCCAGGTCTGAAATTGCCGCTGTTTGACGGTGGACGGTTGAATGCCAATCTCGAAGGCACTCGCGCCGCCAGCAACATGATGATTGAACGTTACAACCAGTCAGTGCTGAATGCGGTGCGCGACGTTGCCGTCAACGGCACGCGTCTGCAAACGCTCAACGACGAGCGGGAGATGCAGGCAGAACGCGTAGAAGCAACGCGCTTCACCCAGCGCGCTGCCGACGCCGCCTACCAACGAGGCTTAACCAGTCGCTTACAGGCCACCGAAGCCCAGTTGCCGGTGCTTGCCGAAGAGATGTCATTACTGATGCTGGACAGCCGCCGGGTGATCCAAAGCATTCAGTTGATGAAATCGCTGGGTGGCGGGTATCAGGCAGGTCCCGTCGTCGAGAAAAAATAA
- the fdhF gene encoding formate dehydrogenase subunit alpha: protein MKKVVTVCPYCASGCKINLVVDNGKIVRAEAAQGKTNQGTLCLKGYYGWDFINDTQILTPRLKTPMIRRQRGGKLEPVSWDEALNYVAERLSAIKEKYGPDAIQTTGSSRGTGNETNYVMQKFARAVIGTNNVDCCARVUHGPSVAGLHQSVGNGAMSNAINEIDNTDLVFVFGYNPADSHPIVANHVINAKRNGAKIIVCDPRKIETARIADMHIALKNGSNIALLNAMGHVIIEENLYDKAFVASRTEGFEEYRKIVEGYTPESVEDITGVSASEIRQAARMYAQAESAAILWGMGVTQFYQGVETVRSLTSLAMLTGNLGKPHAGVNPVRGQNNVQGACDMGALPDTYPGYQYVKDPANREKFAKAWGVESLPAHTGYRISELPHRAAHGEVRAAYIMGEDPLQTDAELSAVRKAFEDLELVIVQDIFMTKTASAADVILPSTSWGEHEGVFTAADRGFQRFFKAVEPKWDLKTDWQIISEIATRMGYPMHYNNTQEIWDELRHLCPDFYGATYEKMGELGFIQWPCRDTSDADQGTSYLFKEKFDTPNGLAQFFTCDWVAPIDKLTDEYPMVLSTVREVGHYSCRSMTGNCAALAALADEPGYAQINTEDAKRLGIEDEALVWVHSRKGKIITRAQVSDRPNKGAIYMTYQWWIGACNELVTENLSPITKTPEYKYCAVRVEPIADQRAAEQYVIDEYNKLKTRLREAALA, encoded by the coding sequence ATGAAAAAAGTCGTCACGGTTTGCCCCTATTGCGCATCAGGTTGCAAAATCAACCTGGTCGTCGATAACGGCAAAATCGTCCGGGCGGAGGCAGCGCAGGGGAAAACCAACCAGGGTACCCTGTGTCTGAAGGGTTATTATGGCTGGGACTTCATTAACGATACCCAGATCCTGACCCCGCGCCTGAAAACCCCCATGATTCGTCGCCAGCGTGGCGGCAAACTCGAACCTGTTTCCTGGGATGAGGCACTGAATTACGTTGCCGAGCGCCTGAGCGCCATCAAAGAGAAGTACGGTCCGGATGCCATCCAGACGACCGGCTCCTCGCGTGGTACGGGTAACGAAACCAACTATGTAATGCAAAAATTTGCGCGCGCCGTTATTGGTACCAATAACGTTGACTGCTGCGCTCGTGTCTGACACGGCCCATCGGTTGCAGGTCTGCACCAATCGGTCGGTAATGGCGCAATGAGCAATGCTATTAACGAAATTGATAATACCGATTTAGTGTTCGTTTTCGGGTACAACCCGGCGGATTCCCACCCAATCGTGGCGAACCACGTAATTAACGCTAAACGTAACGGGGCGAAAATTATCGTCTGCGATCCGCGCAAAATTGAAACCGCGCGCATTGCTGACATGCACATTGCACTGAAAAACGGCTCGAACATCGCGCTGTTGAATGCAATGGGCCATGTCATTATTGAAGAAAATCTGTACGACAAAGCGTTCGTCGCTTCCCGTACAGAAGGCTTTGAAGAGTATCGTAAAATCGTTGAAGGCTACACGCCGGAGTCGGTTGAAGATATCACCGGCGTTAGCGCCAGTGAGATTCGTCAGGCGGCGCGGATGTATGCCCAGGCGGAAAGCGCAGCCATTCTGTGGGGCATGGGTGTTACCCAGTTCTACCAGGGCGTGGAAACCGTACGTTCTCTGACCAGCCTTGCAATGCTGACCGGTAACCTCGGTAAGCCGCATGCGGGTGTAAACCCGGTTCGTGGTCAAAACAACGTGCAGGGGGCCTGCGATATGGGCGCACTGCCAGATACTTACCCTGGCTACCAGTATGTGAAAGATCCGGCTAACCGCGAGAAATTCGCCAAAGCCTGGGGCGTGGAAAGCCTGCCTGCTCATACCGGTTATCGCATCAGCGAGCTGCCACACCGCGCAGCGCATGGTGAAGTGCGTGCCGCGTACATTATGGGCGAAGATCCGCTACAAACTGACGCGGAGCTGTCGGCAGTACGTAAAGCCTTTGAAGATCTGGAACTGGTCATCGTTCAGGACATCTTTATGACCAAAACCGCGTCGGCGGCGGACGTTATTTTACCGTCCACCTCGTGGGGCGAGCATGAAGGCGTGTTTACTGCGGCTGACCGTGGCTTCCAGCGTTTCTTCAAAGCAGTTGAACCGAAATGGGATCTGAAAACGGACTGGCAGATTATCAGTGAAATCGCCACCCGTATGGGTTATCCGATGCACTACAACAACACCCAGGAGATCTGGGATGAGTTGCGTCATCTGTGCCCGGATTTCTACGGTGCGACTTACGAGAAAATGGGCGAACTGGGCTTCATTCAGTGGCCTTGTCGCGATACTTCAGATGCCGATCAGGGGACTTCTTATCTGTTTAAAGAGAAGTTTGATACTCCGAACGGTCTGGCGCAGTTCTTCACCTGCGACTGGGTAGCGCCAATTGACAAACTCACCGATGAGTACCCGATGGTACTGTCAACGGTGCGTGAAGTCGGTCACTACTCTTGCCGTTCGATGACCGGTAACTGTGCGGCACTTGCGGCGCTGGCTGATGAACCAGGCTACGCACAAATCAATACCGAAGACGCCAAACGTCTGGGTATTGAAGATGAGGCATTGGTTTGGGTGCACTCGCGTAAAGGCAAAATTATCACCCGTGCGCAGGTCAGCGATCGTCCGAACAAAGGGGCGATTTACATGACCTACCAGTGGTGGATTGGTGCCTGTAACGAGCTGGTTACCGAAAACTTAAGCCCGATTACGAAAACGCCGGAATACAAATACTGCGCCGTGCGCGTCGAGCCGATCGCCGATCAGCGCGCCGCCGAGCAGTACGTGATTGACGAGTACAACAAGTTGAAAACTCGCCTGCGCGAAGCGGCACTGGCGTAA
- the yjcO gene encoding Sel1 family TPR-like repeat protein YjcO: MKKIIALMLFLTFFAHANGSEPGSQYLKAAEAGDRRAQYFLADSWFSSGDLSKAEYWAQKAADSGDADACALLAQIKITNPVSLDYPQAKVLAEKAAQAGSKEGEVTLAHILVNTQAGKPDYPKAISLLENASEDLENDSAVDAQMLLGLIYANGVGIKADDDKATWYFKRSSAISRTGYSEYWAGMMFLNGEEGFIEKNKQKALHWLNLSCMEGFDTGCEEFEKLTNG; the protein is encoded by the coding sequence ATGAAAAAAATTATCGCATTGATGTTGTTTTTGACATTCTTTGCCCATGCGAACGGCTCCGAGCCTGGCAGTCAGTATTTAAAGGCTGCAGAGGCTGGAGACCGACGCGCACAATATTTTCTTGCCGACAGCTGGTTTAGCTCCGGCGATTTGAGCAAAGCCGAATATTGGGCACAGAAAGCCGCCGACAGCGGTGATGCTGATGCCTGCGCGCTGTTGGCGCAGATCAAAATCACCAATCCGGTCAGTCTGGACTATCCACAAGCAAAAGTTCTTGCAGAGAAAGCGGCGCAAGCAGGCAGTAAAGAAGGTGAAGTGACGCTGGCGCATATTCTGGTGAATACTCAAGCGGGTAAACCGGATTATCCAAAGGCGATTTCGCTGTTAGAAAACGCCTCGGAAGATCTGGAGAACGACTCCGCCGTCGATGCCCAAATGCTGCTTGGTTTGATTTACGCCAACGGCGTGGGCATTAAGGCCGACGATGACAAGGCAACCTGGTATTTCAAACGCAGCTCTGCGATTTCCCGAACCGGTTATTCCGAGTACTGGGCGGGAATGATGTTCTTAAATGGTGAAGAAGGTTTTATCGAGAAGAACAAACAGAAGGCGCTGCACTGGCTGAACCTGAGCTGTATGGAAGGGTTTGATACCGGGTGTGAAGAGTTTGAAAAATTAACTAACGGTTAA
- the gltP gene encoding glutamate/aspartate:proton symporter GltP: MKNIKFSLAWQILFAMVLGILLGSYLHYHSDSRDWLVVNLLSPAGDIFIHLIKMIVVPIVISTLVVGIAGVGDAKQLGRIGAKTIIYFEVITTVAIILGITLANVFQPGAGVDMSQLATVDISKYQSTTEAVQSSSHGIMGTILSLVPTNIVASMAKGEMLPIIFFSVLFGLGLSSLPATHREPLVTVFRSISETMFKVTHMVMRYAPVGVFALIAVTVANFGFSSLWPLAKLVLLVHFAILFFALVVLGIVARLCGLSVWILIRILKDELILAYSTASSESVLPRIIEKMEAYGAPASITSFVVPTGYSFNLDGSTLYQSIAAIFIAQLYGIDLSIWQEIILVLTLMVTSKGIAGVPGVSFVVLLATLGSVGIPLEGLAFIAGVDRILDMARTALNVVGNALAVLVIAKWEHKFDRKKALAYEREVLGKFDKTADQ; the protein is encoded by the coding sequence ATGAAAAATATAAAATTCAGCCTGGCCTGGCAGATTCTGTTTGCTATGGTGCTGGGCATTCTCCTGGGAAGCTACCTGCACTACCATAGCGACAGCCGCGACTGGCTGGTCGTCAATTTGCTCTCTCCGGCGGGTGATATCTTCATCCATCTGATCAAAATGATTGTTGTGCCGATTGTTATTTCCACGCTGGTGGTGGGTATTGCGGGTGTTGGTGATGCCAAACAGCTCGGGCGTATTGGCGCGAAAACCATTATCTATTTCGAGGTGATCACCACTGTCGCCATCATTCTGGGGATCACCCTGGCGAACGTCTTCCAGCCCGGTGCCGGGGTGGATATGTCGCAGCTGGCAACCGTCGATATCTCGAAATATCAGAGCACTACAGAAGCGGTACAGAGCAGTTCCCACGGTATTATGGGCACGATTTTGTCTCTGGTGCCGACGAATATTGTGGCGTCGATGGCGAAAGGCGAAATGTTACCGATCATCTTCTTCTCGGTGCTGTTTGGTCTGGGGCTTTCCTCCCTGCCCGCGACGCATCGTGAACCGCTGGTGACCGTGTTCCGCTCCATCTCTGAAACCATGTTTAAAGTGACTCATATGGTGATGCGTTATGCGCCGGTGGGTGTGTTTGCGCTGATTGCGGTGACGGTGGCTAACTTTGGTTTCTCGTCTCTGTGGCCACTGGCGAAACTGGTGCTGCTGGTGCATTTCGCCATTCTGTTCTTCGCGCTGGTAGTGCTGGGAATTGTGGCGCGCCTGTGCGGGTTAAGCGTCTGGATCCTGATTCGTATTCTGAAAGATGAGCTGATTCTGGCGTACTCCACTGCCAGCTCTGAAAGCGTGCTGCCGCGAATTATTGAGAAGATGGAAGCCTATGGTGCACCGGCGTCGATCACCAGTTTCGTGGTGCCGACCGGTTATTCTTTTAACCTTGACGGTTCAACGCTATATCAAAGTATTGCCGCTATCTTCATCGCGCAGCTGTATGGTATTGACCTGTCCATCTGGCAGGAAATCATTCTGGTGCTGACGCTGATGGTGACCTCGAAAGGGATTGCTGGCGTGCCGGGCGTGTCGTTTGTGGTGTTGCTGGCAACGCTGGGCAGCGTAGGGATCCCGCTGGAAGGTCTGGCGTTTATTGCCGGTGTTGACCGTATCCTCGACATGGCGCGTACTGCGCTGAACGTGGTGGGTAATGCGCTGGCGGTGCTGGTGATTGCCAAGTGGGAACACAAATTTGACCGTAAGAAAGCGCTGGCTTATGAGCGCGAAGTGCTGGGCAAATTTGATAAAACTGCGGATCAATAA
- the nrfG gene encoding heme lyase NrfEFG subunit NrfG: MKQPQIPVKMLTTLTILMVFLCVGSYLLSPKWQAVRAEYQRQRDPLHQFASQQTPEAQLQALQDKIRANPQNSEQWALLGEYYLWQNDYSNSLLAYRQALQLRGDNAELYAALATVLYYQASQHMTAQTRAMIDKALALDSNEITALMLLASDAFMQANYTQAIELWQKVMDLNSPRVNRTQLVESINLAKLLQRRSD, translated from the coding sequence ATGAAACAGCCTCAAATACCGGTGAAAATGCTGACAACACTCACGATATTGATGGTATTTCTCTGTGTCGGCAGTTATCTGTTAAGCCCAAAATGGCAGGCGGTACGTGCGGAGTATCAGCGTCAGCGCGATCCGCTACATCAGTTTGCCAGCCAGCAAACCCCGGAAGCGCAGCTTCAGGCATTGCAGGATAAAATTCGCGCTAATCCACAAAACAGCGAACAGTGGGCGTTACTGGGCGAGTATTATCTGTGGCAAAACGATTACAGCAATTCGCTGCTGGCGTACCGTCAGGCGTTGCAACTACGTGGCGATAACGCTGAACTGTATGCGGCGCTGGCGACGGTGCTGTATTACCAGGCCAGCCAGCATATGACCGCCCAGACTCGCGCAATGATCGACAAAGCCCTCGCGCTGGACTCTAACGAAATCACCGCTCTGATGCTGCTGGCTTCCGATGCGTTTATGCAGGCGAATTACACGCAAGCCATCGAATTATGGCAAAAAGTGATGGATTTAAACTCACCCCGGGTCAACCGAACACAGCTGGTCGAGTCGATTAATTTGGCGAAACTGTTGCAGCGGAGATCAGATTAA
- the nrfF gene encoding heme lyase NrfEFG subunit NrfF, whose product MNKGLLMLLLLFACFAHAQVVDTWQFANPQQQEQALTIASQLRCPQCQNQNLLESNAPVAVSMRHQVYSMVAEGKSEVEIIGWMTERYGDFVRYNPPLTGQTLVLWALPVVLLLLMALILWRVRAKR is encoded by the coding sequence ATGAATAAAGGGCTTCTCATGCTACTGCTGTTATTTGCCTGTTTTGCGCACGCTCAGGTTGTAGACACCTGGCAATTCGCCAATCCGCAACAACAGGAACAGGCGTTAACTATTGCCAGCCAGTTACGTTGTCCGCAATGCCAGAATCAGAACTTACTGGAATCCAATGCGCCGGTGGCAGTCAGTATGCGCCATCAGGTTTACAGCATGGTGGCGGAGGGGAAAAGTGAAGTCGAAATCATTGGCTGGATGACCGAACGCTACGGAGATTTTGTTCGCTATAACCCACCGTTAACCGGTCAGACGCTGGTGTTGTGGGCGCTGCCAGTGGTGTTGTTACTGCTGATGGCACTGATCCTCTGGCGAGTGAGAGCAAAGCGATGA
- the nrfE gene encoding heme lyase CcmF/NrfE family subunit has translation MDVFLPEVGFLALLLSLGVNVLTPLTTFAGVRLRWPAMMRLTCIGTLAQFALLLIAFGVLSYCFLISDFSVIYVAQHSYSLLSWELKLAAVWGGHEGSLLLWVLLLSAWSALFAWHYRQQTDPLFPLTLAVLSLMLAALLLFVVLWSDPFARIFPPAIEGRDLNPMLQHPGLIFHPPLLYLGYGGLMVAASVALASLLRGEFDGVSARICWRWALPGWSALTAGIILGSWWAYCELGWGGWWFWDPVENASLLPWLSATALLHSLSLTRQRGIFRHWSLLLAIVTLMLSLLGTLIVRSGILVSVHAFALDNVRAVPLFSLFALISLASLALYGWRARDGGPAVRLSGLSREMLILATLLLFCAVLLIVLVGTLYPMIYGLLGWGRLSVGAPYFNRATLPFGLLMLVVIVLATFVSGKRVQLPALLAHAGVLLFAAGIVVSSVSRQEISLNLQPGQQVTLAGYTFRFERLDLQAKGNYTSEKAIVVLFDHQQRIGELTPERRFYEARRQQMMEPSIRWNGIHDWYAVMGEKTGPDRYAFRLYVQSGVRWIWGGGLLMIAGALLSGWRGRKRDE, from the coding sequence GCACTCTGGCACAGTTCGCGCTCCTGCTGATCGCTTTTGGCGTACTGTCGTATTGTTTTCTCATCAGCGATTTCTCGGTCATTTATGTCGCCCAACATAGCTACAGCCTGCTGTCGTGGGAACTCAAACTGGCGGCAGTGTGGGGAGGGCATGAAGGTTCGTTGCTACTTTGGGTGCTACTCCTTTCCGCGTGGAGTGCGCTGTTTGCCTGGCATTATCGGCAGCAAACCGATCCGCTATTTCCGCTGACATTAGCCGTTTTATCTCTCATGCTCGCCGCACTGTTGCTGTTTGTGGTGCTGTGGTCCGATCCGTTTGCGCGGATATTTCCGCCAGCAATCGAAGGCCGAGATCTCAATCCGATGCTGCAACATCCCGGTCTTATCTTTCATCCACCGCTGCTTTACCTTGGCTATGGCGGTTTGATGGTAGCGGCGAGCGTGGCGCTGGCGAGTCTACTGCGCGGCGAGTTTGATGGTGTCAGCGCCCGAATTTGCTGGCGTTGGGCACTACCTGGCTGGAGCGCATTAACTGCGGGGATCATCCTTGGTTCCTGGTGGGCCTATTGCGAACTGGGCTGGGGCGGCTGGTGGTTCTGGGATCCGGTGGAAAACGCCTCTTTATTACCCTGGCTTTCTGCCACTGCGCTGCTGCACAGTTTGTCCCTGACACGCCAGCGGGGGATTTTCCGCCACTGGTCGCTGTTACTGGCGATAGTTACTCTGATGCTGTCGCTGCTGGGCACCTTAATTGTCCGTTCTGGCATTCTGGTTTCGGTTCATGCGTTCGCACTGGATAACGTCCGCGCCGTGCCGTTGTTCAGCCTGTTTGCGTTGATTAGCCTTGCGTCTCTGGCTCTGTATGGCTGGCGAGCGCGGGACGGTGGCCCGGCGGTGCGTTTATCGGGGTTATCGCGGGAAATGTTAATCCTCGCTACGCTGTTGCTGTTTTGCGCAGTGCTACTGATCGTGCTGGTGGGAACGCTTTATCCGATGATTTACGGCCTGCTGGGCTGGGGACGCCTCTCCGTTGGTGCGCCATATTTTAACCGCGCAACGTTACCGTTTGGTCTGTTGATGCTGGTGGTGATTGTGCTGGCGACGTTTGTCTCTGGCAAACGCGTGCAGCTTCCGGCGCTGCTGGCTCATGCGGGCGTGCTGTTATTTGCCGCGGGGATCGTGGTTTCAAGCGTCAGCCGTCAGGAGATCAGCCTGAATTTACAGCCGGGTCAGCAGGTGACTCTGGCAGGATACACCTTCCGTTTTGAGCGCCTCGATCTACAAGCCAAAGGTAATTACACCAGCGAAAAAGCGATAGTGGTGCTGTTTGACCATCAGCAACGTATTGGTGAACTGACGCCGGAGCGGCGTTTTTATGAAGCACGTCGTCAGCAAATGATGGAACCGTCAATTCGCTGGAACGGTATCCATGACTGGTATGCGGTCATGGGTGAGAAAACCGGACCAGATCGTTACGCTTTTCGTTTGTATGTACAAAGCGGTGTGCGCTGGATCTGGGGGGGAGGATTGTTGATGATTGCGGGCGCATTGTTAAGCGGATGGCGGGGGAGGAAGCGCGATGAATAA